The sequence below is a genomic window from Phoenix dactylifera cultivar Barhee BC4 chromosome 16, palm_55x_up_171113_PBpolish2nd_filt_p, whole genome shotgun sequence.
gcGGCTTTGTAGATTCGGATTTTGCAGTCGTGGAGCACTTTGACTCGCGGTCGACCCTGCAGGGCGtctcgagccgagctcaaggggCGACTTTGTAGATTTGTCGCTATATACATAACTCGTGTTGCGGAGATAACCGGGGCATGTAGAGTCCATTAAGGCATTTCAGAGACGCTTCAAAGAAATCCTAGAGGATAATTTATTAATAACATATTCTTGGATATAAAACCCTAACCTAGAGGGGCTAAAGTCCCGTCCGGAGGTTGTAGCTTGGGTCCCGGGTCTAACGACTCGGGATGATGGGGATGAGGCCTCTTCACTGCCCCACGAGGTCAAGGAGCCGCTAGCATGTGGGATACACGGCTACGACATTGATGGTGCCCACGACGGGACAGTTGTCGCTCTGCCCCTCGCGCGGCTCCAAGCTCTATCCCTCGGTCTCCCTTCAGTCGGTTTGACCACGGACAAACCAACCTAACAGTCCTCAGCGAATAAGCGCCTCGATCTTATCACGGAGCTGGTAACAGTCCTCCATATCATGACTGTAATCTCTACAGAAGTAGCAGTACTTGTCCGAGCGCTTTCGCAACCCTGATGGTCACATCTTTAATAGGGGTTGGAGGTAGCCGCGACCCTCGATTTTCATGAGGATCCCTATTCGGGTGGATGTGAGGGGAGCGTACTTCCTAAACCTCTGGAGGGGAGCATATTTCCTGGGCTTCTGGAAGGGAGACATCGGACGAAATGTGGTTCCAGGTCGAGGAGGATTTCTCTTGCGCCGGGGGGATTTGCTCCTTGATCGATTGCGCTCCTTATGGCATTTTGAGACTTGGTCCCGGAGCGTCTAGATTTGTCGTTCCAATTCCTCAACTTTTTTGTCGATCTCGGCCACGGATGAAGCTCCTATCTACTGGAGGCCTTGAGCAGCTGTGGTAAGTGTTTAGACTTGCTGGGCGAGCAAGTAAAACTGCTTTGGCTAGACCTAAAGGGTTTGGTTTGCCAGCGTAGGTGCTGCACGGGGTGGACTTTGAAGCGAGTTGCCGAATGTTGGTACCCGGCTGCTCGATGCATTTGGAACTTCGTGACTCTTTGACCTCATGATCTTGACTCAGGTCCTTCCTCTACCACCAAatattgtggttcaaatttggcccgagggtgataGGTGTGACGGGATATGACTAGGCGTTGTCCTtggccagcaagcaaagcatggtgcggtgacgttgtaatgtacggccacgtaggCAGGCGTGGGCATGCACGTGGATGCGGTCATGGGCATGGCCGAGCTCGATGAGAGGTCGTATCATACATTCGGCGAGGTCGGCTTGGCGGGTGCTGAGGTCGGCCTAGCTTCCTCGGTTCCGAGGTTTGCCCGGCAGGGCGCCTTGAGCTCGAGGGTCGGGGCGTGTTGATGGATAAGGCACCTCAAGCTCGGTCGGGGTGCGTTGGCGAATATAGAGGGCTCCCCGAGCTCGGTCGGGGTCCGTCAGCGAATATaaagggcgccccgagctcggttGGGGCATGTCGGCGAATATAGAGGGTGCCCGAGCTCAGTTGGCGCGTGTCGACGAATAGTCTTGCGGTTGAAGGAGCTCTTTAGCTCACAATTGATACGGCAGGGCGTTCCGATCTTGGGCTCGGTACGTCATTATAAACATCAGAAGAAGTCACGGCAGGTCGTAGGAGAAATCCGGCCGAGGTCAACTGAGCCTTTGGCGGAGTCTGAGATTGGGCTGGTTCTGAGCAGGACCGAGGTCCTGCCTGGTTGGCGTTGTGGTTTGCTCGGCCGAAATAGGACGATCCCTTGCTCTAAGCagaacgatccattttgcccacCATcaattccaaaagtattttctcaatttatttaataaatatatattaaagttcTATAATATTTTAGAAACATAGTTATTAAATAGAGagtaactttaaaaaaatttatttttaaaagcttCGTTACCAACCGCTCTGCCAAAACTTGCCTTGTTTTACTCTCAGATTTATTAAGGCCCTatttgggagagcttttggagggccaaaaagtacttcctggctctccaaaagtacttttagataaaaatggtgtttggtaaaaatttcgaaaaactgttttagctttttcggaaagctgaaaacagcttggGAAGATGcttcaatttggagctttccgaaaaaaattatttttagctttgttggaaagctgtatttttgacaaaaatacccTCCATTTAAAagtttcctttcttcctcccgcgccactccttcctcttcctctcccacccatccccctccctccccctcttcagtgccaccctctccctctccacggctgcacccccccccccccccccccgcgcgacgccctccgcctcttctccctcctctgccgctccctctcccccgccgcggcCCCGAAGCCCtctgccgccgccgcccccgatGCTCTccgcctctcctccctccttctctgcTGCTCCTTCTCTCCCGCCACCGCCCCCAacgccctcttcctcttctccctcctcctctgccgctccctctccctcgccgcCACCCCTGACACCCTATGCCGCTTCTCCGTCCTCCTTTGCCGCCGCATCTCCCCCGACAGCGTCTCCCTCTGGCTTCGCTGCCCACCCTCCCGTCGTCGCGCCGCCGAGGGCTTGATCGCCCCTTCCATGACCGCACGGGAGAAGTGAggcaagggaggaagaagggagaggggaagagaagaaagaaagaagcttcgggaaggaagaagaagaaagaagagaaggaaaagaaaagaaaaagaagaaaaaataaaaaaagaaaaagaaaaaaaaagaataaatagagAAGAATaagtaaattaataaataaataaaaataaatatttgtaattttttaactaattttatcatctaaaaaatttgttagagagataaacgATCGtggtgaaaaattaatttacgctaataactaaaatattttatatttttattattgtattatactataaatataagtaaatagaaagaagaaaagaaaaaaaagagaaaaaaatataaataagtaaataaataaataaataaataaataaataaataaataaataattatgtatataaatgaacgaataaataaataaataaataagataagaaACAAAAGGTGCAAGCGCAGCGAACTACCATTGTTGGACAAAGCCAAGTTCTCTTCAGTGTGGGCTGTGGACAAATGGAGGAGCAGACACAAACCCTGATGATCCCCAGAGTGAAGTTGGGATCCCAGGGACTAGAGGTATCTCCCCTTCTTCTTTTATGCCTCCTTTGTTTTCTAATCATATGCTGCATGATTTGTTCTTAACTCTAATTAGGAAGCTATCCTCCTCCTTCTGATGATGATAGTAGTGGATACATGTCTGTTCTCATCTCTCATCCTCTTGATTACATATTATTagtactactactactactattattaTGTTTTCTGATTCAGTTTCTTAGGATGCAGCGGTTGTTGTccatccttaaaaaaaaaaaaggaaaaaaaaactagttttttttttcagtgcTAATACCGTTGTAAATTGTGATGACCTGTGTTCTTGCGTCCAGGTATCCAAGCTGGGATTGGGTTGCATGAGCCTCAGTGGAGGATACAATTCTCCGCTCAGCGACGAAGATGGGATAGCCGTCATCAAGCATGCCTTCAGCAAGGGAATCACTTTTTTCGACACCTCCGATTTCTATGGACCCCGTACCAATGAGATCCTGATTGGAAAGGTTCAAACTTTCAATCTCTTTTCTCCTTATTGAAGGAATTAGATGTTGTGCACTAGAATTAAACGTGAAAAAGAATTGATGCTTGCTTGTAGGCCTTGAAGCAGTTGCCCCGAGAAAAGATTCAATTGGCCACAAAATTTGGCATTGTAGGGGTTGATCAGACTGGTTTTGTTGTAAATGGTCGGCCAGAATATGTTCGAGCATGCTGCGAGGCAAGCCTCGAGCGTCTTGGTGTGGAATACATTGATCTATACTATCAGCACCGTGTGGATAAGACAGTGCCAATTGAGGATACTGTAAGCACCAACCTTTTAAATTCCAGTTATGGTTTATccgagttgatttttttttgtgtgttctTTGTGGCAATGGAACCAACAATTGTTTTGGTGTTTGATAGATGGGGGAGCTGAAGAAGTTGGTGGAAGAGGGCAAAGTGAAGTACATCGGGCTATCAGAAGCCAGCCCCGACACAATCCGGCGTGCACATGCCGTTCATCCTATTACTGCACTCCAGATGGAGTGGTCTCTCTGGTCTCGTGATATAGAAGGAGAAATAGTTCCACTCTGCAGGTCTGGTTAGAATCCTGTTTAACAAGGTttaattgtttttttcttttaagaaaaaaggTTTGTGTATGAATGAATTGCTCATGCCTGTATATAGGAGAAATAGTTCCACTCTGCAGGTCTGGTAAGAAATCCGGTTTAATAAGGTTGATTCATAGAACACCACATTTTTGTTATGAATCGAAGTGCCCACTAACCTTTCCATAGCCACTGAAAAATGCCCAGAGAATCAAAATCTAATTGGTATTAAGTGTTATTAAGATAAGAGAAAAGAAGCATCACAtaaacaattaaacaaataatttCAGAGCGCGACTTGTATGTAATTTCAGAAAACCTTTAGCACCTGTTGTAAGAGAAAATCATACATAATGTTCTATTATGGAAATCCTTCAGGCACCATTCCTGTGGAGAGagtagagaaaataaaagaCAAAGGAAGTCTTAAAATGATTCTTGTTTTTGACTAATAAATTATCTGGGGCACCATTGGATCATTGTATTCTTTAACAATTGGGGAGTTTGACTGATGTGATGCACTTAAAGTTCACAAATACATGATGTATCTTATAAAATGCAGGGAACTTGGCATCGGAATAGTTACATACAGTCCACTTGGTCGTGGTTTCTTTGGTggaaaagcaggagaaagtattCCTTCAGGCAGTATGTTGGTAGGAACTTCAATATAATCACAACCTCTGTATTGAAACTTTCATCTCTGAAGAATATTTGTAGTTTTTTTATGTTGAGATACTAACATGCACCATGTTTAAAACATCGAATTTCTTTTTACTCATTATGCATCCATATGATTGGTTAGGCTTTTCATCCAAGGTTTACTGGAGAAAACTTGGAAAAGAACAAGATTCTCTACCTGCGAATAGAGAAATTAGCTGCAAAGTATCAGTGCACCCCTGCTCGGCTAGCTCTTGCTTGGGTTCTTCATCAAGGGGATGATGTGGTTCCTATCCCAGGCAAGTAATTGGATCTGAAGTATGTAGCGTGCATTTATGTGAATATTAGTTTATCGTATAAATTTAGCACACATGTTTGAAAGGATGCTTTCTATTTCTGTTAGCATTGTTTCTTAATTTTTGGATACAAATATCAACTAGACCAAGACTTTCCCAGAGCTATTAGGAAATGATGCTAGCTCCCTATAACTTTATGTGGCTGGGAGATGGCTTTAAATTTTTACCTGATAGATTGGTTTTTACAACttgaaatatttatttaaactTGTATATATTGTTTAGAATAGCAAGACAAATATAACTGTATTTACAAAAGGGAGAAATCCTTATAATCTTCATTAAAGGAAAGTACATAAGACTATGCTAATCAATTCTAAATTAGAACCAGCAAAAAGGTTGTGTCTGCAAAAAAAGTTGTCAGAAGAAGTGCTATATTATATGTATTTATAACCTAAATGAGGATTAccagagaagaaaagaatatctcacatatatacacacacacatacgtctatatatatatatgtatatatgtgtgtgtgtgtgtgtgtgcaacCTGAATGAGGATTGCTAGAGAATAAAATAAGTTCTCATATgcatacatatgagaactaaaaAACGGTGGACCAGTGCATGAGGCTCTGCCACTGTAGGGTTTGGAAAGTATCAGATGTACCCAACCTTACCCCGTGTGCAGATAGACTGTTTATATGTTTCGTACCTGTGACACCTAGGTCACATTAGAACAAATCTTACTATTGCGTcaaggctcatcctctgtaATATTTTCTGAGAACTACAATGCTAATATGCCACCACCAGGATTGAAATCCAGGACCTCTTCCCAGAGTAGAGGGTGCCAACTGGTGGACTAAGTCTTGTTGCTGAATTACATAGATAGTTTGCCCTGTATCTATTGCATGAAATATCTTCTGAAATTTTTGGCTTTAAATGGGGAAAAACTATGAGGTAAAAATTATGATAGTTACTATAGACTGTTGAGTTATAGTTTATCTGTTGGATTTGGTGGAGGAGCTTGTTTCAACTTAACATGGTCTAAAAATTCCAAAAGTAGCCAATTATGCGTCAGGTATCAAGCTCAGGGTTGCAGTAACAGCAGGGGAAGGTTTTGCTAGCTTTGTGCTGTCTTTTCACTAATTTGAGTTGCAACGACTCTCTTTAGCTTTTTGATATTATTATCAAGATTTGTTCAGAGCTATCCAAAATAATTTCATTAAATTAAAGTGTATGATATAGCTTTCAGTTCGACAACCTATTACTTCGAAAGGAAGTTGCACTAAGGTTAATGAAAGGAATCTGTTTAGTCCAAAGATATCAAGCCCCCAACGGTCCAACGAGATCAGAAATATGTTGGTCTGATATCTGGACTGTTTTTTTCGAGAGAACATGTTATGTATGgattgttaaattttattttttatgagaaATTGATATTTCTTAAAGGATCAAATCCTTTGTAAAACCCTATAAAAGTGTCAATGCAGTTTATTGAATGTACTTGAACAGTTGAAACATCATATGATGATTGTTCTTCCcataattttcttttgtgttgCTTATGACTCAGTTTACATTCAGCATGATTTAAGTGATGTGAATCATCATGGTTTAGTGCTCCTCTATAGAGGCCCTACTTAAGAATAATGCAAACTTCTATAATTTTGTTAACCAAGACAGATCTGATACAGGGATATAAAACCTAAGCAGCTCATCTGATAGCATCAATAGAAGTATGAGTGCCATTTTGCTTTaatttttgccaaaaaaaaattgaaaaataagttGCTATGgaatatattatatatggaGCAATCTGGTAGGTGTTTGGATGTATTtaatctccccccccccccccccccccaaaaaaaaaaaaaaaataatacacaCATTACCTTTTGGTTCGATAACGGGAGTGTTCCCACTagctaaatttttaaatttggaCTTTCATAAAATTGGGATGCATAGAGGCATGGTCAATATCCTTGTTATGCAGCCTTAATAAGCTTACCAATATAATTGATGCTTAAACAAATAAAACACTCTTGTATCCAACCTAAGCAAAATGTGAAGCACCAAGGACATAAATTGGGTACCATATGCGAATGTATGTGTATGACAACTTTTTATCATGTAACTTACTTGAATATTTTCAGGAACGTCCAAGATCAAAAACCTAGATGCTAATATAGATTCTTTGAAGCTGAAGCTCACAAAAGAGGACTTGACGGAAATATCCAATGCAGTGAATGAAGAAGAGGTGGCAGGTTCTAGTGCCTCTGTTTTGTCAGAACATTACCAGTGGAAGTATGCAAATACACCTGCTAAAAATTGCAATGCCGCATCTTAAGTTTTTCTGGTCCTATGTAGTTTGCTGTTATAATATTGTAAATGTTGAATGAGGACAGGAGTAAGATCCTTTTGCAGTTGACCTTAATTTGGAAGCTTGTTGCTGTATTTGTAGATAAATTATGAATTAAGAGTGCTGGATGATCTGTGATAATAGGGTGCTTGGTCATCTCTTAGATATTATAAGGtctgtgtgcgcgcgcgcgcatcTCTGTGAGAGAAGATATGATGTGTTTAATATGATTAATGTTTGATTGCATTGTCAAAAATGTGGAAGATAAGATTTGGATAAGGAAGTTGGCATCTATGTACATAGGATCCCAACTCCGAAGAATATTAATTCTAATCATcttgaaattttatataaagACCAAGCTCAATTTGCATCAAGTGGTTCTCTAGTGTTGAATGTTGATCTTATATGATTCTTGTAGCTTTGGATTTTTAAATgatttcattctatcttctcaaacacaaataatttcattttaaggacggGAAAGATGTTTAATCTTGCATGCATAGCTTGCACAAGTTAAAATAGGTAGTCTGCAGATTTTACACAAAGCTGGTATCTTGAAACTAAGTAATTAATGCCTCAAACAGGGAGTTCTGGTTAATTTTGGTCAAATATAAGCCGCCTAACCTGGAGTTAGCTGCCATCATGACTTGGAAGCTTGTAACCTAGGGACTATGCAGCAATCATTTCATATTTACATGCAGATACTTCTAAGTAATCATTTCTCAAATATTTATGAAGTTAAGATGGAAAATTTTGTCCAATTCATAACAATCCAGGAACATGGAAATTTCATATTAAACCATTTtactcttcttcttgttctcccGAGCTAAACTTTACACAAGGCAATGTGAGGCCTATACGTAATTTAAGTTTTAATCCAAAATCTAAAACTAATTTTtaatatctattatatataataaaaaattctgGAGCTGTTCGCATAAAGCCAAACTTCAGGTGTTAAGTGGTAGAGAAAGCGAGATCGCCGACTTTTGTATATAGCTAATAACTTAGGATATTCAGTTAACTTTTCCGGGACGCAGAATAAATTTCTCCGAGCAAGCACATTCAAATTAAAGTCGGCAAAAATTCCGACTACTTTATGTATCCCACCccccaaaacaaaagaaaatccgAAGACTTATGCCTGCAGCTTTAGAGAAACCAAGAATGGCTAAATTGTTTCACTTGCCCGCCGTCTTCTTCCTTCGTCTCTCCACcgtctgcttcttcttcttcttccatacCATGGCGACCACGGCGTTCCCGGAACTCAGAGCCATCTTCGATAACTCTGAGTCCCTGGATCCCAGTATCCCCTGGAGATTCCAATCCCTTGGGCCTCTCGTTAGATGTGCCCTAGGCTTTCAGTTTTCCCAAGGATGTCATGACTGGAGGCTTTGGTATTTCGAAATTTAGATCCGTCTCCATGGCTTTAGTTCCTATTTAATGCGATATTATTGTTTCTTTGAGCTTTTCCTTCTATTATCCGATTGAGTTCGCCTTGTCGGTTAATAAAAATTGAATATTTCTTAATTTCTTCGGGAATATGACATtcttatgcaaatgctttaatTTTCTTGTTGATGTTTGGTGTTTATAAATCATTTCgccaaagaaattaattgcgAGGATGATAAGttttctatttcatctttttcctGTGATATTTGTGCCGCATGTAACACTCTCAAATGATAGCAAAAACAAGGAAGCATTTGCTGACGGTCCACCTGCTCATTCAGGCTGTGAAAGGgggtttctttttaaattttgaaaagctgGATGAAATCTCCAGCTCCATATACTCTTGTTGTTAATGAAAAGGATTGTTTTGAGAGAGCACTGAGCTCATTTGGCAAAGTAGCAATTTCTATTCCATATACGTTATCCAGTTAATTTATTTAGGTTCTTGCCTCATAATAGATGTGTGTTAAGGCGACTTCTATGTCTGAATGGTAGAAGGGTATCCCCATGTCATTAATATATAAACAAAGAAGCTGAAAGGCCATAAGGCAAAACTTTCCCCCCTCTGTCTTGGTAGTGTGCAAGACTGTTTGTTTAAAATTGCCTTCTTGATCTTGCAAAAGCAATGTGCTCAATgggattattttaatttaagttgATTAAAGTTTAATGATGGATGCATAGTCTTGTGTCCATAGCAGCATCGGCCACAAACTACTAGTTCCCACTGATAGAGTCTACAGCAAAACAGAAAGAGTAGAGGAAGGGACTTCTAACAAACGATAACCGGCACTCACGAACAACAAAGAGTGGATGAAAGAAGTGTTGGAGAAACTATTGCCCAAAAATTGctatatcattattttataaaaaaataatttactaaAAGAAAATCAGAAGATTGAAAAGTGCTTGCCTGAATCAAGGTATGTGATATATACTGCTCTAAAAATATGTTTGCCCTCTATGTGCAGGTTTGTGGTGATCTCGTCCCCAAGTTACAACAACTCAGCTCAACCCGATTCTCCTTTAACGAGCACGATCGCTAGAAGGCTTGTTTCGATTGACTCCTTCAGttgaataaaaaagaagaaaagatataAAACAAAAAGTTGAAGAGTAAAGAACTTTTTGTCTATGGAAGAAACTCTAGGGAGACAGAGTACTAGCGAGAGAGACtggattagattaggattaatctCGAAGGAGTCTATTTATAAACTCCATCCGAACATCAAAGAGACGCGATAGTTCTAACGATATGTAATATTTTAGAAACAATGTATCTTTTCAAAAACCAATGTTCTCTTTCGAAGAGTCACAACTCTTCTGAAAGAGGCGTCTCAcaaaaaaagtattttaaagCATTTAAAACAACTGAAGTTTAAGAGATAagaaaattcaattttttttaaagataaaactccaacaatcccccataaaagatttaattttttttttttaaaaaaatcctaAAGTAGGATGAATATCTGGGCAATTTATATTGTGCAATGGGTGAGGTATTCTTTGGACTTGAGCCTCATTTAGTGTTGATAGTATCTATTTAAATGAACCGTAGTGGATTAAACCTTAAACTAGGTCCTTTGACTTAGACTTTTATTTATCACACACACAGTACAGATCAGTTGGGTCTTTATGCGGTTAGTGTCATTTAAAAACCTTGCCCTTAGTATCTTGATTTTTCATGAGAAGTTTATTAGGGTAAGCCCAAACCTCTAGTCACGGCATATACGACACTTCTCACATAAGTAAGTCTTTCAAGGGTATTTGTGACCTAATACTTTGTAGATTTTCTATCTTGgatttattaagagtataactcAACCTTTTCCATATATATTTTTGTCACTAATAAGAGCACCCATCATATAGATGGGATGAGATATACTCCAAAAATGTGCTATGACACGATCTCTCAATCAATTTCGTTTCTACTATATTGAATCTTTTTTATAGAATCTCCAATCATGGAGATTGGGTATCCACTGTCGGTGACCAAATAGGGAACTTAAGCCTCATCCCTCTCGATGAATCTAGCAATCCACTCCTAGACAAATCTTTGGTTAAATGATCTGCCAAGTTTTTCTCAAACTTGacaaattttaagaaaataacattaCTCATTTTGAGTTGTCTTACAAATTAATGACAAATTTGGATATGCCGgttcatttttttattagtaCTCTTTTGATTAGAAAGTTCTGCATTAGAttctaaattttgaaattaataCAATAAAGAACAATAAtatcaataaaattaaatagccaCACTAAGAAATATATCAAGTAATGTAACTTTGTAATTTTTGGATGTTTATCAAAGCAGTAATATATATTTTGAGAACAGCTAATAATATGCACAGTTTTAAAagcatcaatatttttttatatctttttagaatgcagaaaatttctgcataaaTTTTAAAGATGCAGAAAATTCTGCATAGAAATTAAAAGTTGCAGAAAATAGATTGAACAAACTTTAATGCTGTAGAAAatctgcatggatttcaaagcTAGAGTAATTTTCTACACAGATTTTTTTAATCTGTAGAAAATTTCTGCATCGATTTTAAAGTTGCAGAAAAattctataaatattttaaatatatggaAAATTTTTGTATGGTTTTTAATGCTGCAAAAAATCTGTTTGTACAATATTCAAAACAATATGACCTTCTAAAAGGACTGATTTTtgtaaagagaaaagaaaactttAACATCTTTCTAATTCTATATAATTAAAACCAAATTTAGCCTTATGCAACTGAACTAAATTTGATAAACCATTAAATAGCTATTTCTAGTGTAATCAAAATCACGTTCTTAGACTGTTGGAGATACTATTGCCTAGAAATTGCTATATCattatttcataaaagaatAATTCACTAAAATACATTCAGAAGATTGAAAAGAGCTTGTCTTGGCTGCTATATGGGCTTATATCGCATATCACatatggttggacaggaatgcaAGGATATTTGAGGGTAGAAGATTCTACCCGAGATTAGTGGTGGATAGAGCACTTGCACAGGCAGGCAAGCTAGTGCGCGCTGTAGCTAAGATCCCACTTAGGGATGATAGGGATATCTGAACCTCTCCTTCGGCTCTTGTAGCGACCAGGCATGCGATGGTACCCATGGTATCTGGGAGACCCCACCCTTCTGACTTCTtcaaggtgaattttgatggcagcGTCTCGAAGAGTGGCAGGTGTGGTGCTGTAGGCTTTGTGATCGGAAACTAGGAGTCTAGGTTGATCGAGGCAGGGGTATGGCGCATATTTGATGAGTCGGTCCCAGTGGCAGAGCTGCGTGCGGCGTAGGAGGGCTTCATTCATGCTAGAGCACACTTGGGGGCTTAGTGGATACTATTGGAGGGTGATTCGGCTATAGTGGTCGATTGGGTCAGGAGTGGAGTTAGGCCAGAGCTACACCCACTTGTTTGGGATACTGGTTACCTTTTGAAGGGACTCGACTTATTCGAGGTCACACATGTATTACAGGAGGCAAACAGTACAGCGGACTGGGTTGCCTCCTTTGCAGCACATCATTCTAAGGCCCCCTTATGGAAGGGCGACACCCCCATTCCGCAGGGCCTGGCCcgtattttgtattttgatgcttcAGGGCGTACTTGCAATTCATAGTGAGATGTCGACTTACCAAAAAAAAGGAGCTTATTTGGATCGAGGCGTGTGATATACATTGCCCTAAGAACATGATTTGCCTTCTATATGCAGGTTTGCAACGATCTCATCCCTAA
It includes:
- the LOC103723418 gene encoding perakine reductase-like is translated as MEEQTQTLMIPRVKLGSQGLEVSKLGLGCMSLSGGYNSPLSDEDGIAVIKHAFSKGITFFDTSDFYGPRTNEILIGKALKQLPREKIQLATKFGIVGVDQTGFVVNGRPEYVRACCEASLERLGVEYIDLYYQHRVDKTVPIEDTMGELKKLVEEGKVKYIGLSEASPDTIRRAHAVHPITALQMEWSLWSRDIEGEIVPLCRELGIGIVTYSPLGRGFFGGKAGESIPSGSMLAFHPRFTGENLEKNKILYLRIEKLAAKYQCTPARLALAWVLHQGDDVVPIPGTSKIKNLDANIDSLKLKLTKEDLTEISNAVNEEEVAGSSASVLSEHYQWKYANTPAKNCNAAS